The stretch of DNA GGGTCAAGGGTTTGGATGGTAACTAGTCAGGAGGTATAAAATGTAGCACTGGCTCGTAAATGGAGAGTCAGCAGAGCACTAGACCAATGAGATTCAAACTGAGCATGTGCGACAAGACATGCCCTGTTCTGTGTccactacacactcactataGTTAAATTATATCCCAAGTCAAACTTACTACCATATGCTGTTAGTGTGCTCGTGTTCTCCACCACTGGTGGGAAAGGATAAAGTGTTcaccttcctccactagtcctggtCAGAAATGGACTAGTAGTCAGTGGTCCCTCTTCATTCTCCTAATGTTAAGGAGTTGTTGACTTGTCCTTATCAGTTAGTTATCAGCAGTTACTGGGATGAGTTTCTATGCAAATTTAGCCTAGATATCCCATTTATGACAGAACTACAGTCGTTCAATGCTCGCCTGTTAATATCCTCTTTCCTCctatatgcacgcacacactgtGTTACACCTTGCCACATTCCATGAACCTCTCACAAGTATGTGTGTTTGCGTACCTAGGTTAGGTATGCATAGGGTGTGTGTAAGCCTAGTCTGTGATAGTGAAAGTGCTCTCTGAGAATTTAGTTCAGAAACTATTGTTGAACAGAGTACACGCAGTATGTATCAATACTCCTTTGTAGATATTCCTCGTGAAATGAGGAAGGAGGTTTTTTTTGTCCTGTTGTGTTTGTGGCAGTCGGCAGCAGGAAATGGCCTCTATTTGCTGGGAGAGAGTTTCCTGTCCAGATGCAGGATATTGGGTCTAACCCTACACCTCTGGGACATGATAGAGGACAAACTGGACGAACACCAGGGGCGGATTCATTATGTGGATTCGGTTGCTAAATGTTTCTTAAATGGAATCAAACAAAACGAGGAGTGACCTACCTTAATTTGTCCAATTAAAACACTAATTCTAGTAGCAAAACGTTAcattttgcaactgtttggactaatgattacaccccagagGTGTGAAAGTTACACCCCATACTTTATAGGCTATAGCTTCTTACTTgatcaaatctctctctctttctttctttctctctcactttctatctCCTGTGTCCTTTTGTCAGAGTCTTCAAGAAATCAAGCCCCAACTGCAAGGTAAAGGACATGAGTATTGCATGACTAGTTGTATCCTTTGATGGTTTATGTTATTAATTGTGACACTTTCACATTTGTATAAAGtcctctacttccctccctcctttctgcaGGTCACAGTATACCTGGGAAAGAGAGACTTTGTGGATCACCTTGACCAGGTGGACCCAGTCGGTAAGTGCTGGATGGTCAATGAGTTTACTGGTGAGAGCATCATGGGACTCATTTTATTGTTCGTAAACTCTGTGTTTCAAACAATTAATATTGTCTAATCAAAACCTTACCTCTTTACATTTTCCTTTCTCACAGATGGTGTGATTCTAGTGGACCCCGACTATCTGAAAGAAAGGAAAGGTATGAGTTGGCATCTTCCTCATTCTCTCCACTGTTTTGTCTCCTCTATTTTTTGCCATTTTATATCAACCTCTTCTGATGTTCaaacccctcctccttctccccagtGTTTGTGACTCTGACGTGTGCATTCCGCTATGGCCGTGAGGACCTGGACGTGCTGGGCCTGTCCTTCCGGAAGGATCTGTACATCTCCACCTTCCAGGCCTTTCCTCCAATCGCAGAGGAACGCAAAGCCAACAGTCGCTTGCAGGAAAGACTACTAAAGAAACTGGGCCAGCAGGCACACCCCTTCTACTTCACAGTGAGtcaagtagacacacacacacacatgaacatacatATACTTTGAGTCTGTAAAATATGGCAAATTTGTGTCTCTCTCAGATTCCCCAGAACCTGCCGTGCTCAGTCACCTTACAGCCAGGACCAGAAGACACTGGGAAGGTAAAGACGCTTGAGCATCACTTACACATGCAAACTTACACATTATATGACGGATATCTAAACTCAGCAATTTCCATACCTTTAGAGTCAACAATACACACCCACATGACGCTAATAATGCCGATTTGATCGTTTATGTCCATGCCgcttctcctttcctccacctTTCCCTCTTTAGGCATGTGGGGTAGACTTTGAGATCCGAGCGTTCTGTGCCAAATCGATAGAGGAGAAGATTCACAAACGGTACAAAAGCCATGTTACTCTGTGTCTTCTGCAGGAGCTTTTTAGGGTCTGTAATCCTTGAAAACATGTGATATGCATGTCTGTGCATTTCTCTATGTTTTTAGTTAGTCAGCAAAGTTGGTGATCTGTAACGTGTGTGTTGTGTAGGAACTCTGTGCGGCTAGTGATCCGTAAGGTGCAGTATGCCCCAGAGAAGCCTGGGCCTCAGCCCATGGTGGAGACCACACGGAGCTTCCTCATGTCGGACCGCTCACTACACCTGGAGGCCTCTCTGGATAAAGAGCTCTACTACCATGGAGAACCCATCAGCGTGAATGTTCACGTCACCAACAACTCCACCAAGACTGTCAAAAGAGTCAAAATCTCAGGTACCTGTCTTTCATCAAAGTTGTATCAATTGTTATTTTGTGACTCTAGGCTCTATttgctcttctctcctctgttttcttttgtatgtgtgtggttaactctttctttccctctccccagTGCGACAGTATGCTGATATCTGTCTGTTCAGTACGGCTCAGTACAAGTGTCCAGTGGCTCAGGTGGAGGCAGAGTGAGTATTTTACCTGACTATTATACCTATCACTCCTCAGTTCCTTTATTTCCACTTTGCCTGTTTCCTTTTATACATCAcacctagggctgttgcggtgacgtattactgccacactggcagtcatgagtcatgaccacaGTAAAATTCTACATGAACGTTGAGTCAGGGTAATCtctttttatgcactctggacatgcatTAGTAGTAGTTTACCCAACTCCCTAACGATCATCAGGTGGCTAATGGCCTggaactcagggctctattgttcctctaacccagtggttcccaaccaggggtactaggacccctgggggtacttggcctatccacagggggtactggaAGACTGATTGGTCAAATCTACATGAGGGGGTACTCCGGGAAGAGCAAAATTAAATGGGtggtacagtaaccaaaaaaggttgggaaccactgccccaACCTCTCTGACATCTatgcaaatgtaattgaaaatcacatcaaacacttatcatcaaGACAGAAGGTGCTTTTACAACTTACCTCACTGTGCTTGGTGAAAaacatggttgttgtggatgttgtttcaaagcctgacacaacaaaatggacagcgctttctaaggtgatgatgaATTCAAAGCATACACATGCATATTAGAGCTGATGcataggcctatatatgagcccaagccccCAAATCCCCCTGAATTTAAATAAAGATTGTGCCATTAAATAGCCAACTACATATTATGCATAGCAGAAAAACATAAATAGTGATTCATTATATCTTTGGTACATAATCGGTGTATcttaaattaaataaattcaGATTTAGACTACAATTATAGTAAATTTGTTGTAGATTTTGAGTAGCCAAGTAATAGGGAATTTAAACCAATTATAATAATGGGCTGACACATTACCTTGAGCTACAAAATATCTCACCACCGTGAGTttttatctcctcctctcctttattcctttctccagcgcgcagagagagagagaggggctgttaaaacagtttaatgaaatatgtttagttgtgaaaacatgttactatcgatgttcccAAACAGATTTCACCTGGTTTCACAAATTAaacactgggtagctgcaggaacagggttggagagcacaGAGTTTGGGCTGAATATCACCTGTGTCGCAGCGAAATTACTGAAATAGTCTACCCAACATGAGTGGAAACTGTACCGGCAGGAAAGTGGCCTCCATTCACTATTCCAGTGCGTACGGATGACATGTCTTTTTTGTATTGCTTGTTTGATAATGGGCCATTATAAATCACAACTAAtttgacatattagtaaagacgAGTTCATATTCAGAATAGTCTGTCTGATTGGTggaaatatgatcacttgatgagagaacagcgtATGCAGCCTGAGGTAAGGAGCAGAGCTcaagcttttttgttgttgcgactttctcaaatcatcaatagcctatagttGGATCATACAGCCCATATATCTTTGATTTCTAAATCAttttaaggtttgtatcattcacaactaaagttgccaaataactctaaaccTAGCGCATAGGGCCTGTTTCAAATAATCACTTTTAcactcaacatagccacttcatatgcgcgctctctcgctctggaATGGGAATATTATCCAGTCTATTTTTAtcagctaagttcaattatattcttcttactataaaatcatataatgtTCTTGGGACTTATATGCATATAttctctgctaaatgaacaagcctacagcttatggcaaaaaaataataataataataaaaaataattttatAGCCAGATAACACACAGCAGGTCAATttatattctgttcttctgaaatacatttatttcaaatcataatgtttttagttttttttagacctgcctaaaataaatacatttattgtTATGGTGTATATTCAATTAGTTTTATTACACTTTTTAAAATGTCGATGTTCCAAAGGTGTGTGTCAGAGGCTTGTATGCTACTTGTCTGAGTGGAGCCTGGAGATGTTAATTTAACATGATTGTTAATTAACAGTCTTTGAGACGGccagtcttttgcatgacaataacctgcTGACCGCTGCAGCACCAGACGTCATGGTATATAGACTATGTTGGTGAGCATTAAAGGTTTAGTTATACCATGTTTGATTTCTGGCGCCGTTCTGCCATTGTATATCAGTATTTTAGGATGAACAAATGTTGAAACAACATTTACCCTGGTCTGGCAAGGAACAACAAAATGTTGAGTTTGTAATTCTAAACAAAGTTCCTTCTATGCTACAGGTAGAGGACAAAACATGGAAACTCTGTGGGAATGAGAAACAACAAGTACCCAAAGCAGAGGCTACATTGGTAACCTTCATAAAAATTTGAGGCTACTTTAGATAGCAGAGAAACACCCTGTAATTTTACCCTGAGCACATCCCCCATCCTCTGGTAGTTCTGAACTACTGCAGTATAGCCAGTCATGCATTGTGGCTGGTAGCACCTGGGGATTTGCTGTTAGCTGGAATGACGCTGTGtaaagcttgtgtgtgtgtgcgtgtttcttTGGGTCGGAGCTTTCTCGGGCTACGTAGCAGATCTTCGATTGTTCTCGGATCTAGTCTGACTGTGTCTGCCTTGCTCGGTGGCGTTGGTGGCATCCATCCGCAAAGCCCAACTGAAGGGTAGCAACAGGAGGGAAGAGAGTGGATTTGAACCGCCATTCCTGAAGCCAGAACGATAACCCACTTGTCAGATATTGTTCATTTCTTCTTTTGTTTTCATCAATTTCCTCTTTTGCTTTCTGTTAACCTTTAATATTTTATACATGCAAGAAAGAAAAATAGTATCATGTTTATAGCTAAGTTAGCTAAAAAGTCCTCTTCCAGGCCCACAGCCTCATCCAACAAGTATGGCTGCTGTTCAAAGAAATTCACTGTAAACTTGATATTTATCTAAGAAGTGTAAGGCAATATGAATAAATCATACATATTTATCTTTTAAATAGTGTATGATCCATGTACTGTATGAATACTAGTAGAGTAGCCCTGTTATTTTATATTAGTGCAGAAATTTGATTTGGTACAGGGGACCCTTGTTTCTAATAATATCCTGTACAGTTCTGGCTCGGGCttgctctccctcccccatcctttCCTTTCCTGTTCATGCCATTATAATTTTTCAGATTTCCAAGGCATCTCTTAATAACTTCTAGCTTGAGATCAGGTGTTTTTCCATACCTTCTTATCCAGATCTATTGATATTCCAGTTATGTCCCAGGTGTGCtgataggtgtgtgtgttcctctcctcagtgACCAGGTGTCGTCTAGCTCTACGTTCTGTAAGGTGTACACCCTCACACCCACGCTAGACAAGAACCGTGAGAAGAGGGGCCTGGCCCTGGACGGAAAGCTCAAACATGAGGACACCAACCTGGCCTCCAGCACCATGTATgataactcacacacacaaacactgtagTTGGGCATCCAGAACCATGTTAGATAATAATTACACTCTCTCTAGCTTGGCCTCAGCAATAtttcacacaccacacatactgtaactTGGCCAGAATGTGACTTTACACATGCTAAGGGAGTGGTTGAGCTCATAAATGCATTTATTCTGATTTATTTTCGAACGCAGTACCCTAGAAGATGCAAGAACCCATCCCTTACTGAGAACCTTTTTcaccaccctctctttctctcatgttTGTGTTTCAGTGTTAAGGATGTAACTAACAAGGAGGTCCTTGGAATCCTGGTCTCCTACAGGGTCAAAGTAAAACTGGTCATCTCTCGTGGAGGGTGAGTTCCATATGAGTCTGGTCAATATCAATAtgttgttgtggggggggggttctgtgcaGGTACACACTGCAGTGTTTTTCTTACGCACTACTTTTTCTACTTCATATATTAACTAGGCTTCTTTTAATTTAAAAACCTCAAAGTCTAAGGGTGTTTCTCAAAATACATACTACCTCCGAACACGCAAATTGGAGCACTTGAGGGTCGGAGTATGAGTTCAAATCAAAGTATGTGAAACAGAGCACAGAGGGCACTTCTTGAATGCGTACTCCATTTGTACATATTTTGAAGCATGCATCGACACAAGCGTCAACGGAAAGTATGCGAAGAATTATGACGCAACCACGTAAAAAATTATGCAACATTTCTTGAAATCAATGGCAGGCATTATTTGAGCTGAAGCGAGAGAATGAAATGTTGCCTGTTCACATCTCATATATTTCCTGACTACAATATTTATCTTGATATGTTAATAAATACATGCTGTGTTAATTTTGGCATGTTTTCCTGCCTATGTACCGTACACTGgctagctactagtactgttagaTGGCCACAAAGAATTGTTAGCTAGAATTGACATCTATCTTGTATAATATTAGTTTTAGGTAATTTTtgcttgattttattttatttaaccttttatttaacttggcaagtcagttaagaacaaattcttatttgcaatggaggcctaccccggtcaaacccggatgacgctgggccaatggtgcgccgccctatgggactcccaattacgtccggatgtgattcagcctggattcgaaccagggactgtagtgacacctcttgcactgagatgcatggccttagaccgctgtgccactcgggagcccaactgTTAAACTATCTGGTTAGCTACATTATTATGATTCACATATAGCTAGCTGTTAGTTATGAAGTAAAACGGTTGCTTTGTGTTTATCTTGTTTCGTCTCAATTGCCATTGTTGTCATGATTGGAAAACAGTTCAGTGAATGGgtaagtcaatagggctaactagctagctagccatgaaGAATTGGTAGCTAGCCATGAAAAATGTACATCTACCCTGCACAACATTAGTTTTAGGTCAATTTTGCCTGTTTAACTACATTATTGCGATTCACATATCTAGTTGATTATTATGGAGTGAaatgtttgctttgtgtatatatCTTGTTTaatctattgttgccattgtcctggctggaagaaggttcagtgaatggaGAGGTAacgtgtgaggtaatacagtagggagagtgcgagtgcttctcaaatgtattgttttatgGGGGTTTTTCTCACACTTTCGTCTTCACAAGAACATGATCTGAGAATGCACTCTTGAGCATGAGAGTGTGGAGCACGGTAGTATGAAACATTGAGAAACACCCTAAGCCTCTCGGTTCTAAGCTGACATGTGGAATTGCTTTAAGGTGGTCATAACATAGATAATTTAGCTATTTGTTTTGGAAttgtaggacccctttaggtataaaacAATAACCGCATATAAATATAAAACAAGTATTGAATTTTGCCTTTACTACTAtggcccatagaaacgcattgaataacatattcataaatggcaaaagaCAGAAAAAAAATGAATTATAAGGTTtaataagaaagctcaggaaatatacacactacaggtcaaaagttttagaacacctacttattcaagtgttcttctttatttgtactattttctacattgtagaataatagtgaagacatcaaaactatgaaataacacagatggaatcatgtagtaaccaaaaaagtgttataaaatatatttggatttgtttatttgagattcttcaaagtagccaccctttctgttgatgacatctttgcacactcttggcattttctcaaccagcttcatgaggtagtcacctggaatgcatttcaattaacaggtgtgccttaagttaatttgtggaatttcttaccttaatgtgtttgaaccaatcagttgtgttgtgacaaagtaggtgGCTATACAGAAAATTTGGTGaacgaccaagtccatattatggcaagaacagctcaaataagcaaagagaaacgacagcccatcattactttaagacatgaaggaccGTCAATAcgtaacatttcaagaactttgaaagtttcttcaagtgcagtcacaaagactatgatgaaactagctctcacgAGGACTGCCCTTGAGAATTTTCCTGCAGTTCTATATTGTTTCTCAACAGGGAATCCATGTTTACCTGACAGAATACAACcttttttcttaggtttttgccacAATAAATGTAATTGAACGACTAGACTAGATGACTAATCTACCGCCTTCCCTTCAAGTCTGAAACCCTACCAACTGTTACTCACAAACATCCTGTCCCCTCCCTGACAATCCCACCCACAGTGATTGATTGACAGGCCAaactgttaaagggatagttcgccCACATTTCTAAATGACACAAGACATTGGTTTCATTACCCTTAGTGTCCATAGCCACAGAGCCAATAAAATACATAATTTTAATAAGAAACATCATTGTGGCAGTTCATATCTTGCAGTAAAACTGTAAATATAATTTTTATCTCAAGAGACTGGTTTAGTGATAATACGGTTATATTACTTAGAAAATAGCTCTGATCATATTGGCCTAGACAATATCCCAAACATTAACAACACACTGAATTCATTCATTTTAATTAAGTCACAACCCATTTTACCAATATGGGAGGTAAAGTCGTTAAAGTATTCAACAATTTAACTGTGTATTTCGAATAGAATCAAGGTATTAGAATGTATCAGAGGTCACCAAAATAACGCTTGTTCTGCAAAAAAACAATATCCAGGAgggcatgcccccccccccccccccccccggcttgTGTATAAACAGTCATAAAATCACATCTCCCAGACCCTCACtcgtctctctgctcctcccacTCCACTCACTGGTGCGCCATGCTTTGTGGTCTCCCCTCACGGTTGCCTTTTGAGTTCCCGCCTCATTTCATCTTCCCTCCTGTGGTTTGTGTCTCTCTCGCTTCCTGTGTTTGTCCGCCCGTCTGTTTGTTTgtgcgtctctctccctccatccgtGCATCTGCTCTTGCATTGGGTCATCTCAGGCTGCTGAGTGGCGTGTTAGAAAGGTAATATGACATCACAGCCAccacctgcatgtgtgtgtgtggtgatctTATGCCCTAGtgccatttgtgtgtgtgcgcgcttggTTGAGTGTCTGTGCGCCAGAACCGCCATCGGTGCCTcttaagtgtgtgtatgtgtggttatTTTACATACCAGCCATTGTATGTCAAATCTCACCTGCAGATGCTAAGCTGCAGCCTCCTGTGTTCTCCCTGCCTGAGTCATCCTAACCCTAAGGATGGTGTGAGGTTTCATTAGGCTGTGGCCCAAAGTCACACTGATGCAGAGTTATCAATGCAGTGTTGAGGGGAATTAAGCTTGAATATATAAAGTCTGCACATCTTGGTGTTCAGGCTTTGATTTATTACAAttcattggttattactgtatAATGCCTTTTTGGAAACAAAGTGCTACCCAGACCTGAAGAGTTCCCATTGGTGAAGATCAATGTTCGACAGCGAAGGAGGGTTGATGGGGATAATTGCCCCTTCACTGGTCAAACACTAATCACTATTTCCTGGGTGGTTTCCTGTCAGATCTGGATGATTAATTGTGCAATAGTATATCATATGAATGTTTCCATAGAATAACAAATTGTTATTGATTGACATGCATAATTGAACATGCATGTGGTCCTTCGTAGCTCATTTgttagagcatggcgcttgttaCGCCAGGATAGAGGGTCCAATTCCCGGGACCCCCCCATACttaatgtatgcacgcatgactaagtcgctttggaatAAAGCGTCTGATAAATGTCTTATAATATATATGCATgcataataataattattgatcTTAATAAATGTTGTTTATGTTCTGTGTTTTTCCAGAGATGTGTCGGTGGAGCTGCCCTTTGTCTTAATGCACCCCAAACCCACAGAACTGCCCATATCCCGCCCACAGTCAGGTACCTACAGACTCCCACCACCTCTCCATAAGCCCACTATCAGGTCTTTATCTCAGTATTTCAggttcctctccttcccttcatttgCAGTGAATTGAGAGTTGAACAAATCCTCTGGCAAGCTTCCATCATATTCTTCCACCTTGTTACATTCACATATTCAAATGTTCCGATCAGTTCAAATTAAGGAAGATGAGCACTTTAGAGTCCCTCAAGGGGCTTGCTTTTTTGTGTGATTGGGAAGCAGTGAATTAGTGGAGACTCTACTTATCCTATAAGTGAACAGGAATTGACAATGGACACAGTCTTGTGAAATATCTGTCAGTAGTTTAGTTCAGCCTTGTGGGCAGGGAACAACAGTCCCTCACATACACAAGCACATCAAATACATAATCTCACTCTGGTATTTCCTGCCTGTAAATGACTATAGAGTTGCCATGGTGACATCGCACTGACATGTCATTATCTGTGTGTTCTAACAGCTGTGCCGGAGTCGGACCCTCCCATCGACACCAACCTGATAGAATTTGAATCAAAGTGAGTATTAATCTGGTCTGTCTGTTCATTGTAATCACTGCTTCTTtactgcgtttacacaggcagcccaattattggcaaaagaccAATAcgtgaaaaaaatatcagaattgggctgccggTGTAAATGCAGCCAAAGACACCCTAAGACTATTCCCAAAGATCTAAAACACTCACACTTCTGCCATGTTTCCTTGTTTCTTGTGGTCCTGCAGTAGTTTCTCCCAAGATGACGACTTTGTGTTCGAGGACTTTGCCCGCCTGCGGCTCAAAGGAATGGCAGACGACGAGGACTGTTAGAGCTCACGCACACACTCTTGCGCCAACTCTTACACACGGTGGGATGAAGGCATGTGGATGGAGAGGTGTGGTGGCCTCGTGGTCTTCCCTATGTTGCTTGCGGTGTTCTTTTGTCTTGCTTAAGCCACTTTTCTTGTACATGTTCTCTGTTTTGCGTTCTCGCCGTCTGCAGTGGTTGTTGTTATGGGGGGGGTGGCAAACACAAGTGAAAACCCAGCACCATGTAAATGTTGATGTAATATTGTACCATGGCAATGCTGACAGATCCACAGGTGTCATTTGGCCAGCAGTTTTTAGGAGCGGTGTAATAAGTGCTATAATGGATAAAAAGTAGATTTAAATGTCATAAAGAGGGATGATGTGCCATGGCTGTCCACGCCGAGGGAGTGCCATTAAAAGGAAGGGGGCTTTATCGTTCTTTTTCCACCAATAGTGATTTAAATGTAATTATTTCTACAAATATTGATCATATTGATCATGTATTGATCATTGATATAAAACGAGGTTTAGAGAGTACCTGTAAACACACCGAGAGAAGGGCAAACACAGACTGACACACTTTGGTTTGGTGATGTAATTTAGGCAACCCTTTCATCTGCCCCATCTTGACATTCCTGAATTTCTACCCTGTCATTCATTCTGTAAAAACCTTCATGTTTTAAGGGAAGAATAGAGGTATCTATGATTCACTCTCTTCTACAATAAAGAGGACCGACGATACGCTCCCACTTACAATAAACTTGCACACACTGGACCTGCACTGTATAGCCTAGTGATACTCCTCATTGTCAGTTAATCTCAATGCACCACTGACATTCATCAGATTCTTTTTCAAATAATTTCTACGTCAGATTCCATTCACTTTTGTGCTGAATCCCAAACTGGCCCCTAGCTCTtctcctgtagatctgaaaggattggATAGATAAGTCATGTGGGGAAATTCCAACTAGCCAATGAGAAGGCCGGGTGAATCAATTACTATAATATTTATACCTATCCAATCCTAGAAGTGCCTAGTGACAGGCTTTCTAGGGGTCAGTTTGAGATTCATCATTGGTGTTAGAGCTTTGTAGAGCAACAGCGACACCAATGGAGCATGTTTTTCAGCAGTGTTGTGAACTATGATCTGTGATTATTGTTGTTGTGCATCTATGGGTTACCTGTTTGCAGCTCTAAGTGTGAATATTTGAAAGTGCTGCCACTGAGCTGCGGGAGAGTCTTAATGTCTACAGAAAGTATGCTGATATGATTTTGATGGAACATGACAGAACTATTAATATTATTACTACTGTATCATTGACTATGATTATTCTCAATCATTTAATACTTTTGTTATCcttttttcagatttttttttaaattaaaggcTAAATGAATTAAATTCTCTAGTAGATACTCCTTTTCGTGTACGTTCTATCAAGTCTCGCATCCAAAGACGGAAGAGAAGTTAATCTGACTGAAGTCAAGTATCCAAACATGGGCTCAGATGACTTCCTCGTCAAAAGTTCAATTTCTTTATCTACAATGTGTGTTCGCGTTAAATTTATTTTGCACAGTAGCTTGTCAGAAGTTATCAAAATGGCATCATGCTTCACCATTTGGGGCTCAAAGTGCCACTGACACATTTATACCTACTTTGCAGAAATGTGTAGTTAGGTAAGCTTCTCTGTGGGCCAGTGAGTGACCATTAAAGGATGGTCGCACATAAAAACAGGAAGCAGTCACAGGACAGAGAGTGGTGTCTAAGTGAAGtgaaaaacatgatttaaaattatattttaaaacgGTTAATGATAAAACATTGAGTTAGGTCTTAGGTACTCACTTAAATAAGCCTGTACATACCGTATATGAAATTCACAACAGTATTACAGTTTGGTTTATAATTAGCTTTACCTATAGATACATTGATTCAAATCAATATCTTTCAATAGataaacatgtaaaaaaaacaacaacatttgagCCACATTCAAGGTCTGTTTTAGTACAGGAAGTTTGGGGAAAATGTGTCAAGGTCCACCCTGGGCAGTGTGCACCATCCTCCTCTGGGCAAAGCAGACCTTGATATTAGTTGGGACGCAAGCGAGTGCCTGACACtgctgtgtgttctgtgtctgtttgtgtgtctccTTACAGAGAAAAGACAGGAGAATGGACAGTGGGCAGTTATACAT from Oncorhynchus kisutch isolate 150728-3 linkage group LG28, Okis_V2, whole genome shotgun sequence encodes:
- the LOC109872453 gene encoding arrestin red cell; amino-acid sequence: MGDKAGTRVFKKSSPNCKVTVYLGKRDFVDHLDQVDPVDGVILVDPDYLKERKVFVTLTCAFRYGREDLDVLGLSFRKDLYISTFQAFPPIAEERKANSRLQERLLKKLGQQAHPFYFTIPQNLPCSVTLQPGPEDTGKACGVDFEIRAFCAKSIEEKIHKRNSVRLVIRKVQYAPEKPGPQPMVETTRSFLMSDRSLHLEASLDKELYYHGEPISVNVHVTNNSTKTVKRVKISVRQYADICLFSTAQYKCPVAQVEADDQVSSSSTFCKVYTLTPTLDKNREKRGLALDGKLKHEDTNLASSTIVKDVTNKEVLGILVSYRVKVKLVISRGGDVSVELPFVLMHPKPTELPISRPQSAVPESDPPIDTNLIEFESNSFSQDDDFVFEDFARLRLKGMADDEDC